In one window of Paraflavitalea soli DNA:
- a CDS encoding low affinity iron permease family protein: MATKRSQEKSLKWPRLFNKLSAKLTRASGSPTASILAFILIIGWALSGPLFGFSDTWQLVINTTTTIITFLMVFIIQQTQNKDTIAIHLKLNELIACHEKASNRLVDIEDLTEEELSVIKKYYTKLSELSEKEKDLHSSHSLDEADENHEQKTKSQKKPLHA; encoded by the coding sequence ATGGCAACTAAACGTTCCCAAGAAAAAAGCCTGAAGTGGCCCCGCCTGTTCAATAAGCTCAGCGCTAAACTCACCCGCGCCTCCGGTAGCCCCACAGCCAGCATCCTCGCCTTTATACTGATCATAGGATGGGCTTTAAGCGGGCCTTTATTTGGATTTTCAGATACCTGGCAGCTGGTCATCAATACCACCACCACCATCATCACCTTTCTGATGGTGTTCATCATCCAGCAAACGCAGAACAAGGATACCATCGCTATTCATTTAAAGCTGAATGAATTGATTGCCTGCCATGAAAAAGCCAGCAATCGCCTGGTGGATATTGAGGACCTCACAGAAGAAGAGCTGAGTGTGATCAAGAAGTACTACACCAAATTGTCAGAACTGTCCGAAAAGGAAAAAGACCTCCACAGTTCCCATTCCCTCGATGAGGCTGATGAAAACCACGAGCAAAAAACAAAAAGCCAAAAGAAACCATTACATGCCTGA
- a CDS encoding pyridoxamine 5'-phosphate oxidase family protein, whose protein sequence is MLSDIQVGFLRDRIHEIGSALFSNTGNATFKLPTSIISVLRVDEEGNIWFFLHNPDLFIEEGDKAFPARLDFYRKGKPFFLQVSGEALVITDAAEIKDLTGSTASPVLHSFSRVMLVKVRVEHASYFEQRERRMSRLQSWWHAICKYLLQEKPSLRPYKLHPMILA, encoded by the coding sequence ATGCTTAGCGATATACAAGTAGGTTTCTTAAGAGACCGCATCCATGAAATCGGCAGCGCCCTTTTTTCGAATACTGGCAATGCTACTTTTAAGTTACCCACTTCCATTATATCTGTTCTGCGGGTAGATGAAGAAGGGAATATCTGGTTCTTCCTGCACAATCCTGACCTGTTTATAGAGGAGGGCGACAAAGCGTTTCCGGCGCGCCTGGACTTTTACCGAAAAGGCAAGCCCTTTTTCTTACAGGTATCGGGCGAGGCCCTGGTAATCACGGATGCAGCGGAGATCAAGGACCTGACAGGATCTACGGCTTCACCCGTACTCCATTCCTTTTCACGTGTGATGCTTGTAAAAGTACGTGTAGAACATGCTTCCTATTTTGAGCAACGGGAACGCAGGATGAGCCGGCTGCAATCCTGGTGGCACGCTATATGCAAATACCTGTTGCAGGAAAAACCCAGTCTCCGGCCTTATAAGTTACATCCGATGATCCTGGCTTAA
- a CDS encoding cytochrome-c peroxidase, translated as MKKWSLVYICMTLVLAATLSGFLKQDELTYFSTLADSTFPRPSNFPAPVYDFSKNKFTKIKVELGRRLFYDGILSKNGTISCGTCHIQAAAFSHHGHRLSHGIFDSLGARNAPALQNLAWAKAFMWDGGVPDLDLQPLVPITSHVEMGESMANVVEKISKDPYYPTYFGAAFGNREITTARVMQALSQFMAAMVSANSKYDKVMRKEDSVTFTDTEAKGYAVFKAQCASCHKEPFFTDFSFRNNGLYPYSEDYGRMGITTRQSDKYRFKVPSLRNVALTAPYMHDGRFKNLDFVLQHYVIDIQPTDNIDPLLMQPSGRTGLPLTPADKEALKAFLYTLTDSTFLKNKGLAEVNICPSCIRY; from the coding sequence ATGAAGAAATGGTCCCTTGTATATATCTGTATGACCCTGGTGCTGGCGGCCACCTTATCAGGCTTTTTGAAGCAGGATGAGTTGACCTACTTTAGTACCCTGGCCGACAGTACTTTTCCAAGGCCTTCCAATTTCCCTGCACCCGTTTATGATTTCTCTAAAAATAAGTTCACGAAGATCAAAGTGGAACTGGGTAGAAGATTGTTCTACGATGGTATACTTTCAAAAAATGGCACCATCAGTTGTGGTACCTGCCATATCCAGGCAGCCGCTTTTTCCCATCACGGTCACCGTTTGAGCCACGGTATTTTTGATTCCCTGGGCGCACGCAATGCCCCTGCCCTGCAAAACCTGGCCTGGGCCAAAGCCTTCATGTGGGATGGTGGTGTGCCCGACCTCGATCTGCAGCCCCTCGTACCCATTACCAGTCATGTGGAAATGGGTGAATCAATGGCCAATGTGGTAGAGAAGATCAGCAAGGATCCTTACTACCCTACTTATTTTGGCGCCGCCTTCGGCAACCGCGAGATCACTACCGCCCGCGTCATGCAGGCCCTGAGCCAGTTCATGGCTGCCATGGTAAGTGCCAACAGCAAATATGATAAAGTGATGCGCAAAGAAGACAGCGTAACCTTTACTGATACCGAAGCCAAAGGGTATGCCGTCTTCAAAGCCCAATGCGCCTCTTGCCACAAAGAACCCTTCTTTACCGATTTCAGTTTTCGCAACAATGGATTGTATCCTTACAGCGAGGACTATGGGCGGATGGGCATCACTACCCGGCAAAGCGATAAATACCGCTTCAAGGTACCCTCCCTGCGTAATGTAGCCCTCACCGCACCTTATATGCACGACGGGCGTTTCAAGAACCTCGATTTTGTACTCCAGCATTACGTAATTGACATACAGCCTACCGACAATATTGATCCCCTCTTGATGCAGCCCTCCGGCAGAACCGGTCTGCCCCTCACCCCTGCCGATAAGGAAGCACTCAAAGCCTTTCTTTATACCCTCACCGATTCTACCTTTCTTAAAAACAAAGGCCTGGCAGAAGTGAATATCTGCCCCTCCTGTATAAGGTACTAG
- a CDS encoding MbnP family protein, whose translation MRIKPLGTLSLSFMLLLVCCSATAQVVLHFDNRVGTQSLTNSQGAHKTTANEPFTVTLLQYYISNIELTKANGDKYIIPKKESCFLVKQHLDSSKSLAINLPEGLYTTISFLVGVDSLTSTLPIEERTGVLDPGRDMAASESMYWTWNSGYIFFKLEGSSPAIPADKTGFREFEYHIGGYGGYNTPTLNNIRRISLPLPSNAPLRVRNHQKAVVHIRFNVQQLLDRIDLKKHHHIMLTPESARIADNYAAAFSYGGTDYPNK comes from the coding sequence ATGCGCATCAAACCCCTGGGTACCCTGTCCTTATCATTCATGCTCCTGCTTGTATGTTGTAGCGCAACAGCCCAGGTAGTCCTGCATTTCGACAACCGCGTGGGCACCCAGTCATTGACCAACAGTCAAGGCGCCCATAAAACAACCGCCAACGAGCCCTTCACCGTCACCCTGCTTCAATACTATATCAGCAATATCGAACTTACCAAAGCCAATGGCGATAAATACATTATTCCCAAAAAAGAAAGCTGCTTCCTGGTAAAACAACACCTCGACTCCAGCAAATCCCTGGCGATCAATCTACCGGAAGGCCTGTATACGACCATTTCTTTCCTGGTGGGCGTGGATAGCCTCACCTCTACACTGCCCATTGAAGAAAGAACAGGCGTGCTCGATCCGGGTAGGGATATGGCTGCCAGTGAGAGCATGTACTGGACCTGGAACAGCGGCTATATTTTCTTTAAACTGGAAGGCAGCTCTCCGGCTATTCCTGCCGACAAAACAGGTTTCCGCGAATTTGAATACCATATTGGCGGGTATGGTGGTTACAACACCCCTACCCTCAATAATATCAGGCGCATTTCTCTCCCTTTACCGTCCAATGCTCCCCTGCGCGTACGCAACCACCAGAAAGCCGTTGTGCACATAAGGTTTAACGTGCAACAGCTATTGGACCGTATTGACCTGAAAAAACACCACCACATCATGCTTACACCCGAAAGCGCCCGCATTGCCGACAACTATGCCGCCGCCTTTTCGTATGGAGGCACAGACTACCCAAACAAGTAA
- a CDS encoding DNA topoisomerase IB — translation MPETAVDTTHLSHQQMLVIDQDYERTAKVAALVYVSDTMPGISRLKKGKGFSFLYQNKRLQNKAQLDRIRKLAIPPAWTAVWICPLENGHLQATGKDARNRKQYRYHAAWQAVRNETKFHRLYEFGKALPVLRLQMEKDISRKDLCEEKVLATVVSLMERTYIRTGSQSYEKLYGSYGLTTLKDKHVAINGHSIQFSFRGKKGINHTISVKNKRLARIVQACRDIPGKELFQYYDADHNRKSIDSGMVNNYIKQITGFEFSAKDFRTWAGTLNILHSFKSIGEAFTEAGRRKKVVEALDEVSVQLGNTRSVCKKYYVHPGIIRLYEENNLQKYLKELDTLEEPDDKTGHTAEEKVLMKILKALQ, via the coding sequence ATGCCTGAAACAGCCGTCGATACCACCCATTTAAGCCACCAGCAAATGCTGGTCATTGACCAGGACTATGAACGCACCGCCAAAGTAGCCGCCCTGGTATATGTGAGCGATACCATGCCTGGCATTAGCAGATTGAAAAAGGGAAAAGGCTTTTCCTTTCTATACCAAAACAAACGGCTACAGAATAAAGCACAACTCGACCGCATTCGCAAACTGGCCATTCCGCCAGCCTGGACAGCCGTATGGATATGTCCGCTGGAGAATGGCCACCTGCAGGCCACCGGCAAGGATGCCCGCAACAGGAAACAATACCGGTATCATGCAGCCTGGCAGGCAGTACGGAACGAAACCAAGTTTCACCGCCTGTATGAATTTGGGAAAGCGTTGCCTGTGCTGAGACTACAAATGGAAAAGGATATTTCCCGCAAAGATCTCTGTGAAGAGAAAGTGCTGGCTACCGTAGTCAGCCTCATGGAAAGGACCTATATCCGGACCGGCAGCCAGAGCTATGAAAAGCTGTATGGCTCCTATGGCCTTACTACCCTAAAAGACAAACATGTAGCGATAAATGGACATTCCATCCAGTTCAGCTTCCGGGGGAAGAAGGGCATCAACCACACCATATCAGTAAAAAACAAGCGGTTGGCCAGGATCGTACAGGCCTGCCGCGATATACCCGGTAAGGAACTATTCCAGTATTACGACGCCGATCACAACAGAAAAAGCATTGACTCCGGGATGGTGAACAATTACATCAAACAAATAACCGGCTTTGAATTCAGCGCCAAGGATTTCCGTACCTGGGCAGGCACGTTAAACATACTCCATAGCTTCAAGAGTATTGGGGAGGCTTTTACCGAAGCCGGGCGCAGGAAAAAAGTAGTGGAAGCCCTGGACGAGGTCAGCGTTCAATTGGGCAACACCCGGTCAGTATGTAAAAAGTATTATGTACATCCCGGCATCATAAGGCTGTATGAAGAAAACAACCTTCAAAAATACCTGAAGGAGTTGGATACCCTCGAAGAACCCGACGACAAGACCGGCCACACCGCCGAAGAGAAGGTGTTGATGAAGATCCTGAAAGCCCTTCAGTAA
- a CDS encoding sensor histidine kinase, with amino-acid sequence MKQLLKNWLIKNIYLLAAISLFGVAFILNKYVIGTTTARYYVNLIEKRIREKERDFQELTADTALLSALANQRYDEAGLTRVLDKKKGYDIFIYEHAQDSAGTPHLVFWNTQNILPDVSFSWGLDTSRLIKLTNGQYVYSSRKITLRDNRQFTIQGLIPVVWKYFVENENLKKEFAGISKAVERVDLVLSPTPYPVKSIRGNTLFYLQRINEHLQQHNIWSILLVIAGFFLLFLYLQQTADQISRKYGLWYGASFLVGILLVLRLSSYFFPDMLDLRQFELFDPYIYGSSLVLSSLGDLLINSLLFCWMVIFVNRRLNTSTIKALGAPWKNWGAVTGILALLVLSTFTFADILQTLVSDAKMSFNVTNFFSLVEQYSFVGFAVMATLGLSYFLLSQIFLTVVGKLVGEKNYVVYIITAFLGLLMLSFQRNNAMVELNLYTLLWLLLFIWLMRQKIFAGLNYRLNVSEVLFWLFVFSFSMAAVILFENGKIEFEQRKRFAEKLASQADPSNERLLSIALAYLDNNFLEPNFRRFYNQQENAKLKDSISNTGFIGYANKYDTWLFTFDKETNPLFNTEPGSFDTLNTIFRNQSKGTNIPDLRYFERSYDKFSYIFKKEVLDSNDVTIGYLFVLSDPKRYKSEALVPELFKSTRERTPEYSPVYAYAIYDSLQLISHYNDYAFPTSLKKQSLKDEYSIVKKDGYEELWYRGTPDKVVVVARKNNSFIEAITLFAYLFSTFLFLLAFYRIVAFLMRTRLQKTSFRQYWELSIRSQIHSTIILISLLLFVVIGVANVFFIINRYHRNNQDRLTRAIQIMVNEVEKKLADHATFNEGIMLYEPGFSDEVEQLMRDISDIHGMDVNLYDTSGDLKVTSNPDIYYRGVLSEKMNPLAYFRLHNLRQVQTVTDEKVGKVDYLSIYAPVRDDDGNAVAYLNVPSYSAEVELTQEISYFLVTIINLNAFIFLVAGAIALFITNRITSSFTLITQKLRDINLGKMNQEINWHRNDEIGVLVTEYNKMVRKLDESAESLAKSEREGAWRQMARQVAHEIKNPLTPMKLSIQYLQKAIDDNSPNVKEMTGSVARTLIEQIDHLSKIASDFSQFANIGNPRNEVFDLHEMLYSLTSLYEATENMDFKWDPVPHRVLLFADKTQLNRLFTNLMQNAIEASEDRPQHIIRINEELNGGEYITVSITDNGSGIPEVTQSKIFTPNFTTKSSGTGLGLAMSKSIVEQAKGEIWFVTKEGVGTTFYVKIPLLRAMN; translated from the coding sequence TTGAAGCAATTGCTGAAAAACTGGCTTATTAAGAATATCTACCTGCTGGCGGCTATCAGCCTTTTTGGAGTAGCGTTCATCCTCAACAAATATGTAATCGGCACTACTACAGCCCGGTATTACGTTAATCTCATAGAAAAAAGAATCCGGGAAAAGGAAAGGGATTTCCAGGAATTGACGGCCGATACGGCCTTATTGAGCGCCCTGGCCAATCAACGGTACGATGAAGCGGGGCTTACGCGCGTGCTGGATAAGAAAAAGGGATACGATATTTTCATTTATGAACATGCGCAGGATTCTGCCGGCACACCGCACCTGGTATTCTGGAACACACAAAACATATTGCCGGATGTTTCCTTCTCCTGGGGATTGGATACCAGCCGTTTGATCAAACTCACCAATGGGCAGTATGTATACAGCAGCCGGAAAATAACACTCCGCGATAACCGGCAGTTTACAATTCAGGGACTGATCCCGGTGGTATGGAAATATTTTGTAGAGAATGAGAACCTGAAGAAAGAATTTGCCGGTATTTCCAAAGCAGTTGAACGGGTGGACCTGGTGTTGTCACCCACGCCTTATCCCGTAAAAAGCATCCGTGGGAATACCTTATTTTACCTGCAACGAATCAATGAGCACCTGCAGCAGCACAATATATGGTCGATCCTGCTGGTGATTGCGGGGTTCTTCCTGCTCTTTTTATACCTGCAGCAAACGGCGGATCAGATCAGCCGGAAGTATGGCCTTTGGTATGGCGCTTCCTTCCTGGTAGGGATACTGCTGGTGCTGCGGTTGTCATCCTATTTCTTCCCGGATATGCTGGACCTGCGGCAGTTCGAACTATTTGATCCCTATATCTATGGTTCGAGCCTGGTATTGAGCTCACTCGGCGACCTGCTCATCAATTCATTGCTGTTTTGCTGGATGGTGATATTCGTTAATCGCCGGCTGAATACTTCTACCATCAAGGCCCTGGGAGCGCCCTGGAAAAACTGGGGGGCTGTAACAGGGATCCTGGCGTTGCTGGTACTGAGCACTTTTACGTTTGCGGACATCCTGCAAACACTGGTGTCTGACGCCAAGATGTCTTTTAATGTAACGAACTTCTTCAGCCTGGTAGAGCAATACAGTTTTGTAGGCTTTGCGGTGATGGCTACGCTTGGCCTCAGCTATTTTTTACTGTCGCAAATATTTCTCACGGTAGTGGGAAAACTGGTAGGGGAGAAGAATTATGTGGTGTATATCATTACGGCGTTCCTTGGTCTGCTGATGCTGTCCTTCCAGCGCAATAATGCCATGGTAGAGTTGAACCTCTATACCTTGTTGTGGTTGCTGCTGTTCATCTGGCTCATGCGGCAAAAGATCTTTGCGGGATTAAATTACCGGCTCAATGTATCGGAAGTATTGTTCTGGCTCTTTGTATTTTCCTTTTCCATGGCTGCGGTTATTCTTTTTGAGAATGGGAAGATCGAATTTGAGCAAAGAAAGCGGTTTGCCGAAAAGCTTGCTTCGCAGGCAGATCCTTCGAATGAAAGATTGTTGAGCATTGCCCTGGCTTACCTGGACAATAATTTCCTGGAGCCTAATTTTCGCCGTTTCTACAACCAGCAGGAGAATGCGAAACTCAAGGATAGCATCAGCAATACGGGGTTCATCGGGTATGCCAATAAATATGATACCTGGTTATTTACTTTCGACAAGGAAACGAATCCTTTGTTCAATACAGAGCCAGGGTCGTTTGATACGCTGAATACCATTTTCCGTAATCAGTCGAAGGGGACAAATATCCCTGATCTGCGTTATTTTGAAAGGTCGTATGATAAGTTCTCTTACATCTTTAAGAAAGAGGTGCTTGACAGCAATGATGTAACCATTGGTTACCTGTTTGTATTGTCGGATCCCAAACGGTATAAAAGTGAAGCGCTGGTACCGGAACTGTTCAAGTCTACGCGGGAAAGGACACCGGAATACTCGCCTGTATACGCCTATGCTATCTATGACAGCCTGCAGCTCATCAGTCATTATAATGATTATGCCTTTCCAACCTCTCTCAAGAAACAGTCGCTGAAGGATGAATACAGCATCGTAAAAAAAGATGGCTATGAAGAGTTGTGGTACCGCGGTACGCCCGACAAGGTAGTGGTGGTAGCCCGTAAAAACAATTCATTCATAGAGGCGATTACCTTGTTTGCCTACCTGTTCAGCACCTTCCTGTTCCTCCTGGCCTTTTACCGCATTGTAGCCTTCCTGATGAGGACCCGGTTGCAAAAAACGTCTTTCCGGCAGTATTGGGAATTAAGCATCCGTTCTCAGATACATAGCACGATCATATTGATCAGCCTGTTGCTGTTTGTAGTGATTGGTGTGGCCAACGTATTTTTCATCATCAACCGGTATCACCGTAATAACCAGGACCGGCTTACACGTGCTATCCAGATCATGGTCAATGAGGTGGAAAAGAAGCTGGCGGATCATGCTACTTTCAACGAAGGGATCATGTTGTATGAGCCTGGCTTCAGTGATGAGGTGGAACAGTTGATGCGGGATATTTCGGACATCCATGGCATGGATGTGAACCTGTATGATACCTCCGGGGACCTGAAGGTAACTTCCAACCCGGATATCTATTACCGGGGTGTATTGAGCGAAAAGATGAACCCGCTGGCTTATTTCCGGTTGCACAACCTGCGGCAGGTGCAAACGGTGACGGACGAAAAAGTGGGTAAAGTAGACTATCTGAGTATCTATGCGCCGGTGAGGGATGATGATGGTAACGCAGTAGCTTATCTCAACGTGCCTTCTTATAGTGCGGAAGTGGAACTGACGCAGGAGATCTCGTACTTCCTGGTGACGATCATCAACCTCAATGCGTTTATATTCCTGGTAGCAGGAGCCATTGCGTTGTTCATTACCAACCGTATCACCTCTTCCTTTACGCTCATTACGCAAAAGCTGCGGGATATCAACCTGGGTAAGATGAACCAGGAGATCAACTGGCACCGCAATGATGAGATAGGGGTGCTGGTAACAGAATACAACAAAATGGTGCGGAAGCTGGATGAGAGTGCTGAGTCGCTCGCCAAAAGTGAACGGGAAGGCGCCTGGCGGCAAATGGCGCGGCAGGTAGCGCATGAGATCAAGAACCCGCTGACGCCGATGAAGCTCAGTATCCAGTACCTGCAGAAAGCGATCGATGATAATTCGCCCAATGTAAAGGAGATGACTGGTAGTGTGGCCCGCACGCTTATTGAGCAGATCGATCACCTGTCGAAGATCGCATCGGACTTTTCGCAGTTTGCCAATATTGGCAACCCACGCAATGAAGTATTTGACCTGCATGAAATGTTGTACTCGCTCACTTCGCTCTATGAGGCTACGGAGAATATGGATTTTAAATGGGATCCGGTACCACACCGGGTATTGTTGTTTGCCGATAAGACACAATTGAACCGTTTGTTCACCAACCTGATGCAGAATGCGATCGAGGCGAGTGAAGACAGGCCGCAACATATCATCCGCATCAACGAAGAGCTGAATGGCGGAGAATACATTACGGTCAGCATTACGGATAATGGGAGTGGTATTCCGGAAGTAACGCAATCCAAAATATTCACGCCCAACTTTACCACGAAGTCTTCCGGTACGGGTCTTGGCCTTGCCATGAGCAAAAGCATTGTGGAGCAGGCCAAGGGCGAGATATGGTTTGTGACGAAGGAAGGGGTGGGGACGACGTTCTATGTGAAGATACCGCTGTTGAGGGCCATGAATTAG